A single Saccharolobus shibatae B12 DNA region contains:
- a CDS encoding TIGR04053 family radical SAM/SPASM domain-containing protein, whose product MPFENTPHLVFWEVTKACPLSCKHCRANAIDKPLPGELSTKESKKLLEDIARFGKVVIVFTGGDPLSRSDIFELMEYAKSLGLVVSIAPSPSYRLSDETMKMISNYARYMSISLDGATSQTHDWLRGLGSYKYALRGIALGLKYRIQVQVNTLVWKKSYSELPFLVKLLKELGVKIWEVFFLIPVGRGVIELDIPKEKYKDVIDFLVETTRYDLVVRTVEAPFFRRAKLEYTPDTIKNNELISKLRELLGDPVKDVDKSVLPTRDGSGVIFIGYNGDVYPSGFLPLYLGNVRKESIVDIYRKSEVLKIIKDGRFNGKCGVCKFNNICGGSRARAFAVYNNPFAEDPMCPY is encoded by the coding sequence ATGCCCTTTGAAAACACTCCACATTTAGTCTTCTGGGAAGTAACTAAAGCTTGTCCATTGAGTTGTAAACATTGTAGAGCTAATGCCATAGATAAGCCGTTACCAGGAGAGCTTAGTACTAAAGAAAGTAAGAAACTACTAGAAGATATAGCTAGATTTGGAAAAGTTGTTATAGTTTTCACTGGTGGCGATCCGTTAAGTAGGAGTGATATTTTCGAACTAATGGAATACGCCAAATCGTTAGGATTAGTAGTTTCAATAGCACCCTCCCCTTCTTATCGTTTAAGCGATGAGACCATGAAGATGATAAGTAATTACGCAAGATACATGTCAATTAGCCTAGATGGGGCTACCTCACAAACCCATGACTGGTTAAGGGGGCTTGGTAGTTACAAGTATGCTTTAAGGGGAATAGCGCTTGGATTAAAGTACAGGATACAAGTTCAAGTTAATACCCTAGTTTGGAAGAAGAGTTACAGTGAATTACCTTTCCTAGTAAAATTGCTTAAGGAATTAGGAGTGAAAATCTGGGAAGTATTCTTCTTGATTCCAGTGGGGAGAGGTGTAATAGAACTAGATATTCCTAAAGAGAAATATAAAGACGTTATAGACTTCCTAGTCGAAACCACAAGATACGATTTAGTTGTAAGAACGGTTGAAGCTCCATTCTTTAGGAGAGCTAAACTTGAGTATACTCCAGACACTATTAAAAATAACGAGCTGATTTCAAAATTACGTGAACTGTTAGGTGACCCAGTAAAGGATGTTGATAAGAGCGTTTTACCTACAAGGGACGGGTCTGGTGTCATATTTATCGGTTACAACGGTGATGTCTATCCAAGTGGCTTCCTACCATTGTACTTAGGTAATGTTAGGAAGGAGAGTATCGTCGATATCTATAGAAAGTCAGAGGTTTTGAAAATAATAAAAGATGGACGGTTTAATGGAAAATGTGGTGTTTGCAAATTCAATAATATTTGCGGGGGGAGTAGAGCTAGGGCTTTTGCAGTGTATAATAATCCATTTGCAGAGGATCCAATGTGTCCATATTGA
- a CDS encoding aldehyde dehydrogenase family protein: MSLEVIEVRSPSNLKVIGTVKRMNKDEVRGEIEEAYKGFEIISKMPLYKRTAILRKVSEILEREQERLARLLAMEAGKPIRDSRVEVLRASRLFRQAAEEVGMVLEGKNYRVDAYEYPPGNENRIVVSTREPIGVVTAILPFNFPINSFAHKVAPALAVGNSVVVKPSINTPLAAVEMKKILVEAGLPDSAVRVVTGYSSEIGDEIITHPLVGLITLTGSTQTGLKIASKAVSLGKRIIMELGGSDPIIVLEDANIERASSIAVRARFEYAGQNCNAGKRIIVRQEVYDKFVKAFNEKAKALKVGDPLDETTDVGPVINKESVENLNSVLEDAKVKGGRVEILNRGPESGSFFSLAMVTNPSLDMLVLKSEVFGPIVPIVSVKSDEEAIRIANSTEYGLQSAIFTNDVNRALKLSRELKFGAVIINDSTRLRWDSLPFGGFKKTGIGREGVRETMLEMTENKLIAITLL; the protein is encoded by the coding sequence ATGAGTTTAGAGGTTATTGAAGTTCGTTCGCCCTCTAATCTTAAGGTAATTGGAACTGTGAAGAGAATGAATAAAGACGAGGTTAGGGGAGAGATAGAGGAGGCATATAAGGGATTTGAAATAATATCAAAGATGCCCCTATATAAGAGAACTGCCATATTGAGGAAAGTATCGGAAATTTTGGAAAGAGAGCAGGAGAGATTAGCTAGACTACTTGCAATGGAAGCCGGTAAGCCGATTAGGGATTCCAGAGTTGAAGTATTAAGAGCTTCCAGACTGTTTAGACAAGCCGCTGAAGAGGTGGGAATGGTTCTAGAAGGTAAGAATTATAGGGTAGATGCTTATGAGTACCCTCCTGGGAATGAGAATAGAATAGTTGTGAGTACTAGGGAACCGATAGGTGTTGTAACTGCAATTTTACCCTTCAACTTCCCCATAAACTCCTTTGCCCACAAGGTTGCCCCAGCTTTAGCAGTGGGAAATTCAGTAGTGGTTAAGCCAAGTATAAATACACCTCTAGCAGCCGTAGAGATGAAGAAAATATTGGTTGAGGCTGGATTACCTGATAGTGCAGTTAGAGTGGTCACTGGTTATAGTAGTGAGATCGGGGATGAGATAATCACTCACCCATTAGTTGGTTTGATTACGTTAACTGGTTCTACGCAAACTGGTCTTAAAATAGCATCTAAAGCTGTTTCATTAGGGAAGAGGATAATAATGGAGTTGGGAGGTTCAGATCCCATAATCGTCTTAGAAGACGCCAACATAGAGAGGGCCTCTTCAATAGCTGTTAGAGCTAGGTTTGAGTACGCTGGACAGAACTGTAATGCTGGTAAGAGAATTATAGTTAGGCAAGAGGTATACGACAAGTTCGTAAAGGCGTTTAACGAGAAGGCTAAGGCGTTAAAGGTAGGTGACCCCTTGGATGAGACTACTGACGTTGGACCAGTAATCAACAAGGAGAGTGTTGAAAACTTAAACAGTGTATTGGAAGACGCTAAAGTTAAGGGAGGAAGGGTTGAGATCCTCAATAGGGGGCCAGAAAGTGGAAGTTTCTTCTCGCTGGCTATGGTAACCAATCCCTCACTGGATATGTTAGTCTTAAAGAGTGAAGTCTTCGGACCTATAGTACCAATTGTGAGCGTTAAGAGTGATGAGGAGGCAATACGAATAGCCAATTCAACTGAGTATGGTTTGCAATCAGCAATCTTTACTAACGATGTGAATAGGGCCTTGAAGTTAAGTAGGGAGTTGAAGTTTGGTGCTGTTATCATAAATGATAGTACTAGGCTAAGGTGGGACTCATTACCCTTTGGCGGATTTAAGAAGACAGGTATTGGGAGAGAAGGAGTTAGAGAGACAATGCTTGAAATGACTGAAAATAAGTTAATTGCTATTACATTACTTTAA
- a CDS encoding radical SAM/SPASM domain-containing protein, translated as MIPISVLVTNAGTVSFHIKGEYNRDRPSKFSDVFRPVATWNLTRKCNLKCLHCYINASSEVEDGLTTEEALRLIDEMAEMKIPLIIMSGGEPLMRRDFFKLASHARSKGIKLALSTNGTLISESVAKRLKELDFSYVGISLDSYDPEFHDKFRGLTGAFNMTVKGIENAINVGLNVGLRFTITAKNIHQVDEYMKLALKLGVKRITFYHLSASGRGKELREWMYTPEEYVSFINKMIDYAIKLSGKIEIETTLGQFDGVYIAKKLARNEEELEKYLKFVENSGGCGRKMISIYPNGDVYPCQFIDFYKLGNVREKPLKEIIKNIPDLFINTDKYLKGEYCDKCKYKSACKGGDRARAYYWNEDIYGDDPLCPLKTLHI; from the coding sequence ATGATTCCAATAAGCGTTCTAGTAACTAATGCTGGTACAGTTTCATTTCACATTAAGGGTGAATATAATAGGGATAGACCTAGTAAGTTCAGTGACGTATTTAGACCAGTTGCCACGTGGAATCTCACGAGGAAATGCAACCTGAAATGTCTTCATTGCTATATTAACGCATCATCAGAAGTTGAGGATGGGTTAACTACAGAAGAGGCACTAAGGCTAATAGACGAGATGGCTGAAATGAAGATCCCATTAATTATAATGAGTGGTGGAGAGCCTTTAATGAGAAGGGACTTCTTTAAATTGGCATCACATGCTAGGAGTAAGGGAATAAAATTAGCCTTATCAACCAATGGAACATTGATAAGTGAGAGTGTGGCTAAGAGATTGAAGGAATTGGATTTCTCTTATGTAGGTATAAGTTTAGATAGTTACGATCCGGAATTTCATGATAAGTTTAGAGGTCTAACTGGAGCCTTTAACATGACAGTGAAGGGAATTGAAAATGCAATAAACGTAGGATTAAACGTTGGACTTAGATTCACTATTACGGCTAAAAATATCCATCAAGTAGACGAGTACATGAAATTGGCCTTGAAACTGGGAGTTAAGAGAATAACGTTTTACCATTTATCAGCCAGTGGTAGGGGTAAGGAATTAAGGGAATGGATGTATACTCCGGAGGAATATGTTAGTTTCATTAACAAAATGATTGACTATGCAATTAAGCTAAGTGGGAAGATAGAAATTGAGACTACATTAGGACAATTTGATGGGGTTTACATTGCTAAAAAGTTGGCCAGAAATGAGGAAGAACTTGAAAAATACTTGAAATTTGTTGAAAATAGTGGAGGATGTGGGAGGAAAATGATCTCAATATATCCAAACGGTGACGTTTATCCTTGTCAATTCATTGACTTTTACAAGTTGGGTAACGTTAGGGAAAAACCGCTTAAGGAGATAATTAAGAATATTCCAGACTTGTTCATAAATACGGACAAGTATTTGAAAGGAGAGTATTGTGATAAATGTAAATACAAATCCGCTTGTAAAGGAGGAGATAGAGCGAGAGCGTATTATTGGAATGAAGACATTTACGGAGATGATCCGTTATGCCCTTTGAAAACACTCCACATTTAG
- a CDS encoding type 1 glutamine amidotransferase, with amino-acid sequence MKILAVYNHPVETLGTLKKFLPRVNEIMAEELKGNEQFDALIIMGGPIGVYERDKYHFLNVEMDLIKKAYKENKRILGVCLGSQLIAEALGGKVIKGGFGQEIGIQKVKLLGELKDFTSKDELSVFQWHGDTFSLPQDAVLLAYSNNYFQAFKVKRALGVQFHLEVNSEMVSQWVKLYGGDESVANYVKRFEGELEANAFKLIQYWMQL; translated from the coding sequence ATGAAGATACTAGCAGTTTATAATCATCCGGTGGAAACGTTAGGAACGTTAAAGAAATTCTTACCTCGCGTTAATGAAATAATGGCTGAAGAACTTAAGGGAAATGAGCAATTTGACGCTTTAATAATAATGGGAGGGCCAATTGGAGTTTATGAAAGGGATAAATATCATTTTTTAAACGTTGAAATGGATTTAATAAAAAAGGCGTATAAGGAAAATAAGAGGATTTTAGGAGTTTGTTTAGGCTCTCAATTAATTGCAGAAGCCTTGGGTGGTAAAGTAATAAAAGGTGGTTTCGGGCAAGAGATTGGTATACAAAAGGTAAAGTTATTAGGGGAATTGAAGGATTTCACAAGCAAAGACGAACTTTCAGTGTTCCAATGGCATGGGGATACTTTTTCCTTACCGCAAGACGCAGTTCTCTTAGCTTATAGCAATAACTACTTCCAAGCCTTTAAGGTAAAGAGAGCTTTAGGTGTACAATTCCATTTGGAAGTTAATTCAGAAATGGTTAGTCAATGGGTTAAGCTTTACGGTGGAGATGAAAGTGTGGCGAACTACGTGAAGAGATTTGAGGGAGAACTTGAAGCTAATGCATTTAAGTTGATACAGTACTGGATGCAGTTGTGA